Within Chlamydia pneumoniae TW-183, the genomic segment TTTGCAGCTTCACCACCTTTACGAATGGCATCTGTGAGTTCATTGGCTTTAGCAAAACCATAGCCCAAACGACCCTTGCCATCTCCTACTAAAATTAAAGCAGAAAAACTGAACTTTCGTCCTCCCTTAACAACTTTGGAGCAACGGTTAACAACAAGAACTTTCTCTTCTAATTGATCTTCTTTATGAGAATTCTTTGATAGCGACATCTCTTCCTAAACCTTCATTAAAACTGTAAACCACCCTCTCTAGCCCCATCAGCTACCATAGAAACAATTCCGTGATATTTGAAAGGACCGCGATCGAAAACAACTCGATCAAGTTGAAGGTTTTTTCCCAATTCAGCAATTTGAGTTCCTAATACTTTAGCAACTTCTTGGTTTTTTTTAGTCAGACCTTGACTCTTATTTAATTTTGATAGAGTGGAAACGGAAGCCAACGTCTTGCCGATAGAATCGTCTATCAACTGTACATAAATATGTTTATTTGTTTTCACTACGGACAAACGAGGCTTTGTAGGGGAACCTTTTAATACTTTACGCACTCGCAAAGCTCTTCGTCTTTTCATTAATGACTTTTTACATAACGAACTTTCCATAACCCTCGACCTATTTTTTGCCTGTTTTCGCAGCTTTACCAGCTTTACGACGGACATATTCATTTTCATAACGAATTCCCTTACCTTTATAAGGTTCAGGAGGACGTTTGGCGCGAATACTTGCAGCAAATTCACCAACCAACTGCTTATCAAGCCCTTTCACTGAAATCAGAGTATTTTTTTCAACTGATACCTGAAGAGTAGATGGGATAGGAATTTTTGTAGGGTGAGAAACCCCAATGGAGAGATCCAAAAATGCACCTTGAACAGAGGCTCTGAAACCCACTCCAATCATTTCTAAACGTTTTTCAAATCCTAAATGGACACCTTGAACCATATTTGAAATGAGCGCCCAATATAACCCCTGCATACAGCTAGGTCTATCGACAACATGGGGAGCTGCGTGTACAAATATACTGTTATCTTTTAAGGTGATTTCTACTTCTTTGACCGATTTCTGTGTTAAGGACCCTTTAGGACCTTTTACAATAATTTTATCATCTTGAATCGAAACTTCTACTCCTTGAGGAAGTAGAATAGGTTCTCGAGCCTTACGAGACATGCTTTACCGTCCTATACTTAATCCTGTTACCACACCAAACAGAGCAATTCGCCCCCAATATTCTTAGATCTGGCTAGAGAACCTTCCATAACTCCCTGAGAAGTGGAGAGGACTGAAATTCCCATATTTCCAAAGACGTAAGGGATTTTCGCAGCCGATACATAGACTCTTCGAGAGGGTTTTGATACCCGTTTCAGTTGGTGTATTACTGGTTTACGATCATCGGAATATTGTAAAAACACACGCATAGCGCGTTTGCGGTTTTCTTCCTTTACTAAATAATGAGCCACAAAACCTTTATGCTTGAGGATTTTTACAATAGCCTCTCGCATTTTACTGTGCTCTACGTCTACATACAGATGTTCTGCCATCAAAGCGTTACGAATTCGCGTTAACAAATCTGCTATAGAATCACTTGTCATGCCCATATAGATCCTTTTCCTCTTTATTGAGCTTTCTTAAATCGTAAGCCCATCAACTCTAATAGAGTGGTGCACTCATCATCTGTTTGCGCGGTAGTTACCCATGTGATATTCAATCCCTGGGTGCGCTTCACACGATCTAAATTAATTTCTGGGAAAATTTGTTGATCGTCTAATCCTACAGAATAGCAACCCCTTCCGTCTCCTTTATTAGAAAATCCGCGGAAGTCGCGAATCCGTGGAGAAACAATATTACAGAAACGATCCATAAAATCGTACATACGAATTCCACGAAGGGTAACTTTTGCACCGATTCCTTGACCTTCTCGTAATTTAAAACCGGCAATAGAATTTCGAGCTTTTGTTACTAACGGTTTTTGCCCAGAGATCATGGTCAATTCTTCTAAGTGGGCTTGGAATAAATTTTTATCTTTAGCGGCTTCAGCAAGTCCCATACTTAAGACAATTTTTTTAAGAACAGGGATCTGCATTTTATTTGCATAGCCAAACTTTTCAAACAAAGATTTGCGAATTTCTTCAGTATAGAATTTTTTTAATCTACTCATATTAGCCTTTCTTTCCCCTCACTAGACGATACAGCTGGGATGTTCCGTCAGGGCGTCTTTGCCACAACTCCCGCCCCTGTTCAGTCACTTTGACAGAGAGTTTGGCAGGTTCACCAGCTATGGTTAAACGTACATTAGAAATATGGATAGGAGCCTCTATACTAATCCGTTTACCTTTAGGATTTTGTTGACTACGTTTTATATTTTTTATGCGAACGTTTACACCTTCGACAACTACTTTATCTTCAGTAAGAGAAAGGACTTTTCCTTCTTTTCCTTTATCATTACCAGCTAATATAAATACCTTATCACCAACACGAATGTTTTGCTTTTTCATAACTTCCTTCTCCTTAAATTACCTCAGGAGCTAAAGAACTAATTTTTATAAAACCTCTATCTCGAATTTCTCGAGCTACGGGGCCAAAAATCCTTGTTCCTTTAGGATTTCCTTTATCATCGATAATTACACAGCTATTTGTATCAAATTTTAAAGTAGACCCATCTTTTCTTGTAATATGCCGACGTGTGCGCACGATCACAGCTTTGATAACGTCTCCCTTTTTTATAGAACTATTAGGTTCGACATCTCTAACTGAGCATACAATGACATCTCCGACAGTAGCATAACGTCTACGAGAACCTCCAAGAACCTTGAAGCATTTTACTTTTTTAGCTCCAGTATTATCGGCAACTTTTAACTGACTTTCTTGCTGAATCATAATCTCTATCTACCTAATGTTGCTAACTTACCACGCCAACATGTTCTATAACGCGCCATCTTTTAAGCTTAGACAAAGGTCGTGTTTCTTGAATTTTAACTTTATCCCCTTCAGAAACTTTTAGTTCAGTGTGAGCGTAATATTTCTTTGAACTTCTCACTACTTTAAGATACTGAGGATGAGAAAATATCCTTTCTACTCGAACAACGACAGTTTTTTCCATTTTTGCCGAGACAACAACACCAATCTTAACTTTTCTAGAGCCTCTTGGTTCACTAGCCATGGACTTTACCTTTTCTTTCTTGTTTTACTGTTAGAGCTCGAGCAATATTTTTCTTATGCGTAGAAAACATATGAACTTTCACAACTTTGTTTTGCAGTAAATTTTCTGCTCTTAAAGCAAACAAAGCCTTTTTGTTTTCATGAACATACGCATCTAAATCGTCGTCGCCTTTGCCCCTTAACTGGGTCAATAAATCCTTTTTAGCAGCCATGTTTATACCCTTTCCACTCGCTTAACAAAACGTGTTTTTATTCCTAGTTTGGCAGCAGCTCTTCGGAGGGCATCTTGAGCATCTTCTTTAGAGACATTCGCTACTTCAAACAATATACGTCCTGGACGAACTACTGCTACCCAATGATCTGGGGCCCCTTTACCTTTACCCATACGAGTTTCTGCAGGCTTTTTTGTTACACTTTTGTCTGGAAAAATACGAATCCATACTTTTCCTCGACGTTTTAAATATCTATTAATCGCAACCCTGCAGGCTTCAATTTGACGACTGGTGACCCAGCCACGCTCAAGAGTTTGCATTGCATATTCTCCGAAGTCTACAAATGTAGCTCCCTTACTTAATCCTGCAAACTGTCCTTTTTGTTGCTTACGAAATTTTGTTCGTTTAGGCATTAACATAATAATTCACTCATCCTTATTTACAACTTTAAGCAGCTGCAGAGGGTGCTGCCGGATTGTTAGGAGTTGTAGAAGAGGAGTTCTCTCCAAGATTAATCCAAACTTTTATACCGATAATTCCGTAGGTAGTTTCCGCACAAGCTGTAGCATAATCAATGTCAGCTCTTAGCGTATGAAGCGGCACACGGCCATTTTTATACCATTCAGAACGAGCAATCTCGGCTCCTGCTAACCTGCCTGAAACTTGAATTTTTACACCAACAGCTCCAGCATCCATTACTGATTGCATTGCCTTTTTCATAGCCCGTCTAAAAGAGACTCGACGTTCAATTTGTCTTGCAATGTTATCAGCTACTAATTTTGCATTTAGTTCGGGACGTTTAATTTCCGCGATTTCTAACCAGACTTCTTTTCCGGTAAGAGCTCTGAGCTCTTCTTTAAGCAGATCAACTTCAGCGCCTTTTTTTCCAATTACCAACCCAGGACGAGCGGTTTGGATGGTCACTTCAATTTTACCACTCATACGACGGACAACAAATCCAGCGGCACCTTGACATGAAGGTTTTTTTCTTAAAAACTGTCGAATTCTTACATCTTCTATGAGAAATTTACCAAATTCTTGTTTATTTCCGTACCAAAGAGAACGCCATTTTTTTGTAACCCCTGTACGAAATCCGATTGGACAACCTTTCTGACCCATGATCCTTCTTCCCTTTTACCGTTCCTTCTCACCAACAATAACAGTCAAGTGACTGGTACGTTTTAAAATAGGAGAGCGTCCTCCTCTACTTTTTGATTTAGATCGCTTGTAGACAGGCCCGGCATCTACTCGAACTTCGGTAACGCTTAAATTTTCACGCTTTATATTTTCATGCAATTCAGCATTAGCTACAGCGCTATTTAAAACCTTTTTTAAACATCTTCCAGCTTTCAACTGAGAAAATCCCAGCTGTTCCTCAGCCTCTTGCACACTTAGATTTCTCATAAGCCCAGCAGCTAATCTAGCTTTACGAGGTTGTACCCGAATATATCGGGCGGTCGCTTTAAACATGCTATGTCTCCTTTAGACTTACCCTTTCTTCACAGGATGGCTTTTAAATATCCTTGTGGGAGAAAATTCTCCTAATTTATGACCCACCATAGTTTCTGAAACAAATACGGTTAAAAATTTCTTCCCGTTGTGAACTTCAAACGTATGGCCGATCATCTCAGGAGTAATCATTGAACGACGAGACCATGTTTTGATAGGAGTTTTTTTCTCCTCTATGTTCATTGCACGCACTTTTTTTAGGAGGTGGTGATCAACAAACGGACCTTTTCTTAACGATCTACTCATAATCCTTATTTCCTACGATCTTTAACAATCCATTTATTACTTTTGTTCTTGTCACGTGTTTTTAATCCCTTCGTAACCTTTCCCCAAGGTGTACGTGGAATATAACCATTATGGCGACCTTCTCCACCACCGTGGGGATGATCTACAGGGTTCATTGCAGTACCACGGACTGTAGGACGAACTCCCATCCAACGTCTTCTTCCAGCTTTGCCATCTACACGTAGGTTGTGATCGGCATTGGAAACTTCACCAATGGTAGCTCTGCATCCCTCATTTAACATACGGAACTCTCCAGAAGGCATCTTTAAAGTAACGTATCCTGGAGACTTAGCTATAACTTGAGCAGCTAATCCAGCAGATCTTACAAGCTTTCCACCTGAAGAAGGACGCATTTCAATATTATGAACTGACAATCCTAAAGGTATGCTTTTTAAAGTCATACAACATCCAGGCTTAAATGGACTTCCTTCACCTGAAACAACAACGTCTCCCCTTTGGATGCCTTTAGGGGCGAGAATGTAACGTTTTTCTCCGTCTTCGTAGCTTAAGAGAGCAATGTATGCAGAACGATTAGGATCGTATTCTACAGTAACTACTTTCGCAGTAATCCCATCTTTATTACGTTTGAAGTCAACGACCCTATACAATTGTTTTGCTCCTCCGCCACGATGACGGCAGGATATATGGCCTAAATTATCTCTTCCACCAGAACTCTTCTTAAAGAAAGAGAGCTTTTTATTTGGTCGAAGACTTCTTTTTGACTTCGTACCGCGCAACTCACCACGCGTTGTTAACTCATCAAAAGCGGGAAGGACCAGCTGTCTAGTTCCTGGAGTTACTGGTTTAAATTTTTTAAACATGCTGTTTATCTCTCTAATAAATTATCCGACAGAGTGCCCTTGATAGAAAGTTACAATTGCTTTCTTAAATCCTGAGGTTTTTCCTTTACGGCGCCCTCGAAACATGCGGGCGGGTTGAGGTTTTACATTTATGGTGTTCACACTCTTTACTTTTACATTTTTATCAACGTAAATTGCCTCTAAAGCTTGGGCGATTAATGGCTTTGTTGCATCATGAGAGACTATAAAAACAAATTTAGGGTCTTTACAAAAGCTTCCCTTTTTCTTTCCCTCTCCAGTTCCAGCGCTTAAATGCTCTAACATTTTAGCTTTCTCTGTTACGTAGTGACGCTTAATTACATCATAAGGATCTTTCATATCCTAAAATTCCTTCTTAATCTTTCGTTTCAGAAACAAGACGCTCAACAAGTTCCTGCAAAGCTTTTTTAGAAATAACAATATTATGAGCAGAAGCTAAGTCATACCCATTGATATTGATTCCATAGACAAAACCCTTAACTGCAGTGAGGTTACGCAAACTTAATCTTAAATTTTCATTCTTCTCTACATGATCTAAGTGATCAATAAAGAGAATGCTACGACACTCAACATTGCAATCTTTTAAAAACCTTAACGCTGACTGAGTTTTAGGAGCTGTTAAAGCATCTACAAAGACCGTATCGTCAACTACAGTCAATTTGTTTGTTTGAATTTTTTGCGCCAACAAAAGCCTGATTGCGGCTTTTCTTTCTTTACGGTTTATACGTACGTGTTGATTAAATTTAGGCTTAGGCCCAAAAACAATCCCACCCCCACGAAACTGAGGAGAAGCTAAACATCCCTGACGGGCATTACCCGTACCTTTTTGTTTGAAAGGTTTTTTTGTAGAATGACTCACTTCAGAACGATTTCTAGTGCATGCAGACCACTGTCTTTTATTCGCGCGAATAGCAACAATATAATCCTTGATCAATTGAAGGCCATCGCCCTCATCTGCAAACAAAGAGTCTGCTACTTCAACTTCGCCTATTTTATTTCCTGAAAAATCAAATTTTGATAATAAAACCATTAGGTCCTCTCTGTATCACCCCTGTCCGTATCCTAAGTTCTAGAAGAATGTTTCACTATAACAATAGAGCCTCGCGCTCCAGGAATGGCACCTTTAACTAACAGTACTTTTTTTTCTAAATCTACTTTTATTACTTCTAAATTTTTTACAGTAACGTTCTCTGCGCCCATATGACTAGGACGCTTACTTCCAGGGAAACAACGACCAGGAGTCGATCGCATTCCTATAGAACCTGCATGACGATGAAACCCTGAACCATGGCTTCCTGGACCGCCACGAAAACCAAATTTCTTCATGACACCTTGAAAACCTTTTCCTTTTGAAATTCCACGAACATCAACTGAGGAAACATCTTCAAAAACTTCCAATCCAAAAGCATCTCCCAAAGACACCCCATTAAGAGCCTCTTCAGAACCTCGGACTTCTTTAAGAAAACGAAAAACTCGACCACCAGCTTTACGCAAATGTCCGAGTTTAGGCTTACTAACACGTTTTGTAATTGTATGAGCGGGGGCATTCATTTCTTCCGCTCCTATTTGCAAGGAGAAATATCCGTCGCTTTCCTTAGTTTTGATCTGGGTAACAACGTTAGGCTCAACGCGAATTACTGAGCAAGCAACCAAGGATCCATCTTTATCAAAGATGTGAATCATCCCTTCTTTTTTTCCCATCACACTAATATGAGACCGCATAAACTTATCCATTAACAATAATGATTTGCTTTCCTCTTGGAGGAACAAAGAAACAAATCTGCTTAGTATTTTACTTATCGAATTCTCTAAAAAGAAAAGGAAATTTTCCCTTAAGAAAATAAAGGGACAGGTTATCAGAGGGGGAAGATTTTTACAATAGGAAAAGTACTCTAGGTACTAAGAACTCAAAGATAAAAGATTCTTGGAAAATTCCTATTTATAGAAATAGAAAGTCGCTTCCAAAAAATTTTTTAGAAGCGACTTCTTTAAAATAAAGATAAAACTAGCTTATTTGCCAGACTTTGTTTTCTGCCATATGCTATATAAGCCAATTCCTGCGGATGCTGCCGTCAAGGCTCCAGAAATTGCAGCGGAGCAAGCCACTGTAATCGGTAAAGGAATGAGTTTGACTCCATCCACTACCAACTCTAAAGCTTTTTCAAGAAGAGTTAAAACATTTCTTTTTAGAGTAGCAACGTGTTCTTTACGTAATGCCCTTTCCGCGCTTAGAATCACGTCCCCACTCAACTGAGATTGTTGGTTTTCTAAGGCACATCTCTCATTGTATAGGGATTCCTTCGCACGTTTGAACAGCTTTTGTTCTAATGCGATTCCGCCAACAGCACCAGCAACTCCTGCCATATGATTAATGGTCATAATTCCAGCAACAGCCGTGCCAAAATTGCCTACAGTCGCTTTGTCTAAGAATGGTTTTGCTGTGAGTTTATTGATTAACATTAACGGACGTAAAACACCGAATGTCGCTGAGTAAGTCGTTGCACCGACTGCCGTACAAGCTTCCCTGGAAGCTGCCAATAGGTAATCACCTCGAGTTAATAGCATTTTACTATACTCCCCAGGCGTTTTTCTTTCTTTTGTCTTGCTTCCTAACTCGAAGGCTTGACGTGTGTATTGGTAACACCTCTGAGTCGAGTTAACGATAGATGGAACAGCTCCATTGAGCACATTAGCTAAGGCAACAACTTCTCGAGTTGTTTTTAACATACCCTGGGCGTTTCTCGCGGAGGTCAATGCGTCCCCTGTGCATCCCGCCTCTTCCAGCGATCCTACGACACAGTCAGAAACCGCCTTACTTAGCTTAAAGCATTTATCTAAACTTTTTGTTGCCCCTACAAACTTTGCTAACTTATTCCCAGGGTTTGTAAAAAATTGTTGAATACAATAAATCCCTTTCTGAGCAAAGGAGCTGACAGCCGCTGGTTCTTTGGCAACTGGCAGCAGCATCTTACTTGCTGCACTTCCTGTCGATCTAATTGCGTTAGTCGCCATTTTTACCTCCTTACAAGGCTTTTTAAAAAAAAATTAGAGCCTATAATAACATAAAACGACTTAATTTAGTTTAAATGCCCTAAATAAAAAACACGTTGTAAAGTTAATTATTTAAAGTAAAAACTATTTTTAATTTCTTTGCTGGATAGCCGTTTAAAAAGGATTTTGAGTTCGTAGAACCCTTGCCTTCTACCTGCACTTCGTGCAAGCAAATGGCTCCCTCAGAACAGGCAATAGCAAGCTCTTGCCTATCTGTTACAACAACAGTCCCGGGGGCTCCATATCTTCCCGCCTCTGCTAAAAGAGAGGCCTTACGGATCATCAAGCGTTTTGGCGCTTTTTCAGAAAAAGAGAATAGGGTCCACGCTCCTGGAGCTGGCGTGACTCCTCGTATATGAGCATAAGCCTCTTTAGCAGGTTTATCCCAAGGAACCTGTCCTTCTTCCTTAGACAATTTTGGCGCTATTGTCGCCAAAGCAGCGTCTTGACTGACGAGTTGCAGTTGACCTGACTCAATTTGTTGTAAAGTTTTTATTAGAACTTCTGCGCCCTGCGATGCAAGAGCATCCGCCAATTCTCCTGAAGTCATAT encodes:
- the rplR gene encoding 50S ribosomal protein L18; translation: MESSLCKKSLMKRRRALRVRKVLKGSPTKPRLSVVKTNKHIYVQLIDDSIGKTLASVSTLSKLNKSQGLTKKNQEVAKVLGTQIAELGKNLQLDRVVFDRGPFKYHGIVSMVADGAREGGLQF
- the rplX gene encoding 50S ribosomal protein L24; protein product: MKKQNIRVGDKVFILAGNDKGKEGKVLSLTEDKVVVEGVNVRIKNIKRSQQNPKGKRISIEAPIHISNVRLTIAGEPAKLSVKVTEQGRELWQRRPDGTSQLYRLVRGKKG
- the rpsC gene encoding 30S ribosomal protein S3 translates to MGQKGCPIGFRTGVTKKWRSLWYGNKQEFGKFLIEDVRIRQFLRKKPSCQGAAGFVVRRMSGKIEVTIQTARPGLVIGKKGAEVDLLKEELRALTGKEVWLEIAEIKRPELNAKLVADNIARQIERRVSFRRAMKKAMQSVMDAGAVGVKIQVSGRLAGAEIARSEWYKNGRVPLHTLRADIDYATACAETTYGIIGIKVWINLGENSSSTTPNNPAAPSAAA
- a CDS encoding 50S ribosomal protein L23 — encoded protein: MKDPYDVIKRHYVTEKAKMLEHLSAGTGEGKKKGSFCKDPKFVFIVSHDATKPLIAQALEAIYVDKNVKVKSVNTINVKPQPARMFRGRRKGKTSGFKKAIVTFYQGHSVG
- the rplE gene encoding 50S ribosomal protein L5, encoding MSRLKKFYTEEIRKSLFEKFGYANKMQIPVLKKIVLSMGLAEAAKDKNLFQAHLEELTMISGQKPLVTKARNSIAGFKLREGQGIGAKVTLRGIRMYDFMDRFCNIVSPRIRDFRGFSNKGDGRGCYSVGLDDQQIFPEINLDRVKRTQGLNITWVTTAQTDDECTTLLELMGLRFKKAQ
- the rplP gene encoding 50S ribosomal protein L16, which codes for MLMPKRTKFRKQQKGQFAGLSKGATFVDFGEYAMQTLERGWVTSRQIEACRVAINRYLKRRGKVWIRIFPDKSVTKKPAETRMGKGKGAPDHWVAVVRPGRILFEVANVSKEDAQDALRRAAAKLGIKTRFVKRVERV
- the rpsS gene encoding 30S ribosomal protein S19, which translates into the protein MSRSLRKGPFVDHHLLKKVRAMNIEEKKTPIKTWSRRSMITPEMIGHTFEVHNGKKFLTVFVSETMVGHKLGEFSPTRIFKSHPVKKG
- the rplB gene encoding 50S ribosomal protein L2; the encoded protein is MFKKFKPVTPGTRQLVLPAFDELTTRGELRGTKSKRSLRPNKKLSFFKKSSGGRDNLGHISCRHRGGGAKQLYRVVDFKRNKDGITAKVVTVEYDPNRSAYIALLSYEDGEKRYILAPKGIQRGDVVVSGEGSPFKPGCCMTLKSIPLGLSVHNIEMRPSSGGKLVRSAGLAAQVIAKSPGYVTLKMPSGEFRMLNEGCRATIGEVSNADHNLRVDGKAGRRRWMGVRPTVRGTAMNPVDHPHGGGEGRHNGYIPRTPWGKVTKGLKTRDKNKSNKWIVKDRRK
- the rplV gene encoding 50S ribosomal protein L22 encodes the protein MFKATARYIRVQPRKARLAAGLMRNLSVQEAEEQLGFSQLKAGRCLKKVLNSAVANAELHENIKRENLSVTEVRVDAGPVYKRSKSKSRGGRSPILKRTSHLTVIVGEKER
- the rpsH gene encoding 30S ribosomal protein S8; its protein translation is MGMTSDSIADLLTRIRNALMAEHLYVDVEHSKMREAIVKILKHKGFVAHYLVKEENRKRAMRVFLQYSDDRKPVIHQLKRVSKPSRRVYVSAAKIPYVFGNMGISVLSTSQGVMEGSLARSKNIGGELLCLVW
- the rpsQ gene encoding 30S ribosomal protein S17, with protein sequence MASEPRGSRKVKIGVVVSAKMEKTVVVRVERIFSHPQYLKVVRSSKKYYAHTELKVSEGDKVKIQETRPLSKLKRWRVIEHVGVVS
- the fmt gene encoding methionyl-tRNA formyltransferase, whose product is MNLKVVYFGTPTFAATVLQDLLHHKIQITAVVTRVDKPQKRSAQLIPSPVKTIALTHGLPLLQPSKASDPQFIEELRAFNADVFIVVAYGAILRQIVLDIPRYGCYNLHAGLLPAYRGAAPIQRCIMEGATESGNTVIRMDAGMDTGDMANITRVPIGPDMTSGELADALASQGAEVLIKTLQQIESGQLQLVSQDAALATIAPKLSKEEGQVPWDKPAKEAYAHIRGVTPAPGAWTLFSFSEKAPKRLMIRKASLLAEAGRYGAPGTVVVTDRQELAIACSEGAICLHEVQVEGKGSTNSKSFLNGYPAKKLKIVFTLNN
- the rplC gene encoding 50S ribosomal protein L3 translates to MRSHISVMGKKEGMIHIFDKDGSLVACSVIRVEPNVVTQIKTKESDGYFSLQIGAEEMNAPAHTITKRVSKPKLGHLRKAGGRVFRFLKEVRGSEEALNGVSLGDAFGLEVFEDVSSVDVRGISKGKGFQGVMKKFGFRGGPGSHGSGFHRHAGSIGMRSTPGRCFPGSKRPSHMGAENVTVKNLEVIKVDLEKKVLLVKGAIPGARGSIVIVKHSSRT
- the rplD gene encoding 50S ribosomal protein L4, giving the protein MVLLSKFDFSGNKIGEVEVADSLFADEGDGLQLIKDYIVAIRANKRQWSACTRNRSEVSHSTKKPFKQKGTGNARQGCLASPQFRGGGIVFGPKPKFNQHVRINRKERKAAIRLLLAQKIQTNKLTVVDDTVFVDALTAPKTQSALRFLKDCNVECRSILFIDHLDHVEKNENLRLSLRNLTAVKGFVYGININGYDLASAHNIVISKKALQELVERLVSETKD
- the rpmC gene encoding 50S ribosomal protein L29, which produces MAAKKDLLTQLRGKGDDDLDAYVHENKKALFALRAENLLQNKVVKVHMFSTHKKNIARALTVKQERKGKVHG
- the rplN gene encoding 50S ribosomal protein L14, with product MIQQESQLKVADNTGAKKVKCFKVLGGSRRRYATVGDVIVCSVRDVEPNSSIKKGDVIKAVIVRTRRHITRKDGSTLKFDTNSCVIIDDKGNPKGTRIFGPVAREIRDRGFIKISSLAPEVI
- the rplF gene encoding 50S ribosomal protein L6; its protein translation is MSRKAREPILLPQGVEVSIQDDKIIVKGPKGSLTQKSVKEVEITLKDNSIFVHAAPHVVDRPSCMQGLYWALISNMVQGVHLGFEKRLEMIGVGFRASVQGAFLDLSIGVSHPTKIPIPSTLQVSVEKNTLISVKGLDKQLVGEFAASIRAKRPPEPYKGKGIRYENEYVRRKAGKAAKTGKK